The following are encoded in a window of Arthrobacter sp. SLBN-100 genomic DNA:
- a CDS encoding thiamine pyrophosphate-binding protein — protein sequence MVSATPTTQPTARKEETPAAIDGAWDLTIRPAAAPAQKLVVNFSSDGSSVSAEMEGPFGRAVGQGIASDRDVSWTVTLEGLPGPSRFRADVDGDVLLGDMTVEMGVSKMTWSLEGVRSGSEARIKSREGSDALVETLVSSGVEYVFGFTGGVSTALERSFAGSGLKDLNARTELSAAWMSYGYNRVKRRPASAVLTWVVGALHASPVVHAAKLDTTPLLMMFMESAAAWDARDVLQDGTDLYPAFKPLSKYIRRVVDGEDIPLVVRQAVLAAGTGKFGPAVLDLTQEAMYQRTTVKTEALSWPSPPAADEDSLQRAVDLIKSAKRPVILAGAGVHLSDATAELRRFVEATGIPVVSSGPGGRGVLPDDHPLYAGDMGQWGYFETGTEFAEEADLWIAVGFSFSQTATMSWTVKKPDQVIHVDVDPTQLGRIFQPTVSIVSDAKMFLGQLHRATQVSGLNRPAEGDADTLAKIAQAKSAHFEMLRSFVGADPIMPAAVGQALAAELPPETIIVNDEGFMAPGMVFTEDKYPAGFASPLGFHYDSLGSTLPVAIGAALAAPDHLVVSVGGDGGFFYDLSDLAVLAENNLKVICIKFNNGGLYGGKTGRAQGGTAAVPHDHWTNYADVDYAGVARAMGVAAERVEKADELNAAIRRGVEADGPYFIEVAAGGSTLHLILSSWAGPNAPRKFGHGDRSVEGSWPN from the coding sequence ATGGTAAGTGCTACGCCAACCACGCAGCCGACGGCACGAAAAGAAGAGACCCCGGCCGCCATTGATGGTGCGTGGGATCTCACGATTCGCCCCGCGGCGGCTCCCGCGCAGAAGCTTGTGGTGAACTTTTCCAGTGACGGCAGCTCGGTCTCTGCGGAGATGGAAGGTCCTTTCGGCCGCGCCGTGGGTCAAGGCATTGCCTCTGACCGTGACGTCTCTTGGACGGTGACCCTTGAGGGCTTGCCGGGGCCGTCGCGGTTCCGCGCCGACGTCGATGGTGATGTGTTGCTTGGCGACATGACGGTCGAGATGGGTGTCTCCAAGATGACCTGGAGTCTGGAGGGTGTCCGTAGTGGTTCTGAAGCCCGGATTAAGTCGCGGGAGGGTTCAGATGCGCTCGTCGAGACGCTGGTTTCGAGCGGCGTCGAGTACGTGTTCGGCTTCACCGGAGGGGTGTCGACAGCACTGGAACGGAGCTTCGCCGGAAGCGGCCTTAAAGACTTGAACGCCCGTACCGAGCTGTCGGCGGCATGGATGTCCTATGGCTATAACCGTGTGAAGCGGCGGCCTGCCTCGGCCGTGCTCACTTGGGTCGTGGGAGCTCTGCACGCATCCCCCGTGGTGCACGCGGCGAAGCTCGACACGACACCGCTGCTGATGATGTTCATGGAGAGCGCGGCAGCTTGGGATGCCCGTGATGTCTTGCAGGACGGCACCGACCTTTATCCAGCGTTCAAGCCGTTGTCCAAGTACATCAGGCGGGTTGTCGATGGTGAGGACATTCCCCTGGTCGTTCGCCAGGCGGTCCTCGCGGCCGGCACCGGCAAGTTCGGGCCGGCGGTGCTCGACCTGACGCAGGAGGCGATGTACCAGCGGACGACCGTTAAGACAGAGGCGCTTTCGTGGCCCTCACCGCCGGCCGCTGACGAGGACTCACTGCAGCGCGCCGTAGACCTAATCAAGTCCGCAAAAAGGCCGGTGATCCTGGCCGGTGCAGGCGTGCACCTGTCGGACGCGACCGCCGAGTTGCGCCGCTTTGTCGAGGCCACGGGCATCCCGGTCGTGTCAAGCGGCCCTGGCGGGCGCGGCGTCCTTCCGGATGACCACCCACTTTACGCCGGGGATATGGGCCAGTGGGGCTATTTCGAGACCGGAACGGAGTTTGCTGAAGAGGCCGACCTCTGGATTGCCGTCGGATTCTCCTTCTCGCAGACAGCGACAATGTCCTGGACCGTCAAAAAGCCCGATCAGGTCATCCACGTGGACGTCGATCCGACGCAGCTAGGCCGGATTTTCCAACCGACGGTCAGCATTGTCTCGGACGCTAAGATGTTCCTTGGCCAACTACACCGCGCTACGCAGGTTTCGGGCCTGAATCGACCTGCGGAAGGCGACGCGGACACGCTCGCAAAGATCGCTCAGGCCAAGAGCGCCCACTTTGAAATGCTGCGCTCCTTCGTCGGGGCAGACCCAATAATGCCCGCTGCCGTTGGTCAAGCCCTCGCGGCGGAACTTCCTCCCGAGACCATCATCGTCAACGACGAGGGCTTCATGGCCCCAGGTATGGTCTTCACCGAAGACAAATATCCAGCAGGGTTCGCCTCTCCGCTTGGGTTCCACTACGATTCGCTGGGATCGACACTGCCGGTGGCAATCGGCGCAGCACTCGCCGCGCCCGACCATCTGGTCGTCAGTGTCGGCGGTGACGGTGGCTTTTTCTACGACCTCAGCGATCTGGCAGTGCTTGCCGAGAACAACCTGAAGGTCATTTGTATCAAGTTCAACAACGGTGGTCTGTACGGCGGTAAGACCGGTCGTGCCCAAGGAGGCACCGCCGCTGTCCCACACGATCACTGGACAAACTACGCCGACGTGGATTACGCCGGCGTTGCCAGGGCAATGGGCGTAGCCGCTGAGCGTGTCGAAAAGGCAGATGAGCTGAACGCGGCAATTCGCCGGGGCGTCGAGGCGGACGGCCCATACTTCATCGAAGTCGCAGCAGGAGGAAGCACACTGCACCTCATTCTGAGCTCATGGGCTGGTCCGAACGCGCCGCGCAAATTCGGTCATGGCGATCGATCCGTCGAAGGCTCCTGGCCGAACTAA
- a CDS encoding IclR family transcriptional regulator produces the protein MRSHSQDPLPSFGSDSVGDSSLLSRAFKVLRSFEGTPVQSLTQIARKTGLPKSTAHRLIATLIAEGALEKHRSGYKIGVEMLRIGSFAPISLVRNLALGHMMELSAVTGASVHFAVLRHLDVRYVEVLTPTNCSWPTVAIGQKLPAHLTAAGKAIMSRSDLAELRRSLPATLPGALGDGQISTDDLISELRQVRRRGIIVSANEAYDGLTCVGAAIVATGFPVAAISLGIASSRQIDAGLVAALTTAIERITADYSARLDSYPEIIFPQDR, from the coding sequence ATGCGGTCTCATTCTCAAGACCCTCTACCGAGCTTCGGGAGTGATAGCGTCGGAGATTCATCCCTCCTATCGCGCGCCTTCAAAGTGCTCAGGTCTTTCGAAGGGACTCCCGTCCAATCGCTTACCCAGATAGCCCGCAAGACGGGCCTGCCGAAGTCGACAGCCCACAGGCTCATAGCAACCCTGATTGCCGAGGGCGCGCTAGAGAAACACCGTTCGGGCTACAAGATCGGTGTTGAGATGCTTCGCATTGGATCGTTTGCGCCGATCAGTCTGGTAAGAAACCTAGCCCTCGGACACATGATGGAACTAAGCGCGGTTACGGGCGCATCGGTTCATTTCGCTGTCCTTCGGCACCTAGATGTCCGTTACGTTGAGGTTCTTACTCCCACCAATTGTTCTTGGCCGACAGTTGCGATCGGACAAAAACTCCCTGCCCATCTGACCGCAGCCGGTAAGGCAATCATGTCGCGGAGCGACCTCGCAGAGCTCCGGAGGAGCCTGCCCGCAACCTTGCCGGGTGCCCTCGGTGACGGACAGATCTCGACTGACGATTTAATCTCCGAGCTTCGACAAGTGCGACGACGCGGGATTATCGTCTCGGCGAACGAGGCTTACGACGGTCTAACGTGCGTAGGCGCGGCGATCGTCGCCACAGGGTTTCCGGTCGCGGCCATCTCCCTCGGAATTGCCTCATCCCGTCAAATCGATGCGGGACTCGTAGCGGCTCTGACAACGGCCATCGAGCGCATCACCGCCGATTACTCTGCTCGCCTGGATAGTTATCCCGAGATCATCTTCCCCCAAGACAGGTAG
- a CDS encoding oxygenase MpaB family protein, with protein sequence MYNFLGKWQGELKRTFTGTPDAVPDWVTRLADGDDAGYFLPGSAVWAVHGGMPTIVAGIRALLMQALHPGALAGVHDHSRFREDPLGRLAGTIQWVFTVSYGSTDAAQAASDWVRGLHEHVRGEYLDGSGRSRSYAANDPELLRWVHIAFADAFLTAHKLWGGRIPGGPDAYVREWSRAGLLMGVESPPLSEKDMRQQLDRWYDNGELCSDERVAETVAFIRNPPLHPVLRVGYRMLFAAAVTSLEPKYRSLLGLKSPQLGPIPLPINFATRVTLGVVHLALGRMAPSEQAARERLRRLANTEPRGSSQDETRSIK encoded by the coding sequence ATGTACAACTTCCTTGGGAAATGGCAGGGAGAGCTGAAACGGACCTTCACGGGGACGCCGGATGCTGTCCCAGACTGGGTAACTCGCCTAGCGGATGGTGATGACGCGGGCTATTTTCTGCCGGGTTCGGCCGTTTGGGCGGTGCACGGTGGTATGCCAACGATCGTTGCTGGAATTCGGGCATTGCTAATGCAAGCGCTTCACCCTGGGGCTTTAGCGGGAGTGCATGATCACTCCCGCTTCAGGGAAGACCCGCTGGGCCGCCTGGCTGGGACTATCCAATGGGTCTTCACTGTCTCCTATGGCTCGACGGACGCGGCGCAAGCAGCTTCCGACTGGGTACGGGGTCTCCATGAACACGTACGCGGCGAATACTTGGATGGCTCCGGCAGATCCCGCTCCTATGCGGCAAATGATCCTGAATTGCTCCGCTGGGTCCACATCGCTTTCGCCGATGCCTTCCTGACCGCTCACAAATTATGGGGAGGCCGCATTCCTGGAGGACCGGATGCTTATGTGCGGGAGTGGTCCCGCGCCGGTTTGCTGATGGGCGTAGAGTCCCCGCCGCTCAGTGAGAAGGACATGCGTCAGCAATTGGACCGGTGGTATGACAACGGCGAGCTCTGTTCTGATGAAAGGGTCGCAGAAACCGTAGCGTTTATTCGTAATCCACCTCTACACCCGGTGCTCAGGGTCGGCTACCGGATGCTTTTTGCCGCTGCAGTGACCAGCCTTGAGCCGAAGTACCGGTCCTTGCTAGGCCTGAAGAGTCCCCAGCTCGGACCCATTCCCCTCCCCATAAATTTTGCCACCCGGGTCACTCTCGGCGTCGTACATCTTGCCTTAGGACGAATGGCACCAAGTGAGCAGGCTGCGCGTGAGCGGCTTCGCCGCTTGGCGAACACTGAACCCCGAGGTTCGAGCCAAGATGAAACGCGGAGTATCAAATAG
- a CDS encoding SDR family NAD(P)-dependent oxidoreductase → MRGLKNKVAIVTGGASGIGAATARRLTEEGALVAVADINVNGAREVANEIGSETAFAYDARDEASIADLVAAVVAHFGRLDILHNNAGALSPGDTNVLDTSLETWDAAMALNSRAYFAGAKHAIPHMILSGGGVIINTASSSALAGQMAQTAYGSSKAGIIALTQYIATQYGRQNIRANSISPGIIMTPPIRKMAPELGATMGPTLLTDYLGAPEDVAATVAFLASEDARYITGQNLCVDGGLFAHAPYVTF, encoded by the coding sequence ATGCGTGGGTTAAAAAACAAGGTAGCGATCGTAACCGGTGGCGCCTCCGGAATCGGTGCCGCCACGGCGAGGCGGCTGACGGAGGAAGGTGCCCTCGTTGCGGTCGCTGACATCAATGTCAACGGGGCGCGTGAGGTCGCCAACGAGATCGGGAGTGAAACAGCGTTTGCATATGATGCGAGGGACGAGGCTTCGATCGCAGACCTTGTGGCGGCCGTGGTTGCGCACTTCGGCAGACTGGACATCTTGCACAATAACGCCGGGGCGTTAAGCCCGGGCGACACGAACGTCCTGGACACCTCGCTGGAGACGTGGGACGCCGCGATGGCGCTGAACTCCCGTGCGTACTTCGCCGGCGCCAAGCACGCGATTCCCCACATGATCTTGAGTGGTGGCGGCGTGATCATAAACACGGCGTCCAGCTCGGCACTGGCCGGACAGATGGCCCAGACTGCATACGGTAGCTCGAAAGCGGGGATCATCGCGCTGACCCAATACATCGCTACGCAGTATGGTCGGCAAAACATACGCGCCAACTCGATCTCCCCAGGCATAATCATGACACCACCCATCCGCAAGATGGCGCCTGAGCTGGGCGCGACCATGGGCCCCACTCTTCTGACTGATTACCTTGGTGCTCCCGAGGACGTAGCCGCGACAGTGGCATTCCTAGCATCAGAAGACGCGCGCTACATTACGGGACAGAACCTGTGTGTGGACGGCGGGCTGTTCGCCCATGCCCCCTACGTCACCTTCTGA
- a CDS encoding recombinase family protein, whose translation MSGQRIGYVRVSTLDQNEKRQLEGQVLDRVFTDKASGRDTARPELTELLRFARDGDIVVVHSMDRLARNLDDLRALVQGLTRKGVRVEFVKESLVFTGEDSPMANLMLSVMGAFAEFERSLIRERQREGIALAKQRGAYKGRKKILTPEQAAELAQRAGSGVPKADLARDYGISRETVYQYLRHAKLD comes from the coding sequence GTGAGCGGACAGCGGATCGGGTACGTGCGCGTGAGCACGTTAGATCAAAACGAGAAACGCCAACTCGAAGGCCAAGTCCTTGACAGGGTTTTCACGGACAAGGCCTCCGGCAGGGACACAGCCAGGCCGGAGCTCACAGAACTGCTGCGGTTCGCCCGCGACGGGGACATTGTCGTGGTGCACAGCATGGACCGGCTCGCCCGCAACCTCGACGACTTACGCGCGCTCGTCCAGGGCCTGACACGCAAGGGGGTGCGGGTGGAGTTCGTCAAGGAGAGCCTGGTCTTCACCGGTGAGGACTCCCCCATGGCCAACCTCATGCTCTCCGTCATGGGTGCTTTCGCTGAATTCGAACGCTCCCTCATCAGGGAGCGGCAGCGGGAAGGCATCGCCCTGGCCAAGCAGCGGGGCGCCTACAAAGGACGGAAAAAGATCCTCACACCGGAACAAGCGGCCGAACTGGCCCAGCGCGCCGGCAGCGGTGTTCCGAAAGCCGACCTGGCCCGGGACTACGGAATCAGCAGGGAAACGGTCTACCAATACCTGCGCCACGCCAAGCTGGACTAG